One window of the Candidatus Aegiribacteria sp. genome contains the following:
- the hflX gene encoding GTPase HflX → MYSTRESAELERVLLTRAYIGNESEETGSTQEMIALIESAGGVVAALESQKRKAPDSKLFIGKGKADHLRKIAQTENLSTIVFDHNLSSGQVSRLEEVTNCKVIDRTELILAIFAEQARTREAKLQIELAQLRYALPRLSGMWHHFSRLGAGIGTRGPGETQLEIDRRRARSRISLLEKKIEEVESRWQIVSAGRKGMFNITIVGYTNAGKSTLLNVLCNTGLYTADKPFATLDTTSRRMMLPDSSEVLVSDTVGFIERLPETLVASFHTTLDVARKADLLLVAVDRSSPSRGMQIDVVRNTLQRIGVDESVPRLTVWTKCDAVDDFRHPRTGVAISALSGFGLDNLLNKIMGFRDRSLDWFELVLKYHDSTVLHWLYSNCIVRNVIEEEDNSSRVLAGALRGYDSIEGKMDETDLVKSFVRLTEPPETVLTG, encoded by the coding sequence ATGTACTCAACCAGAGAATCAGCTGAACTGGAACGGGTTCTTCTCACAAGAGCCTACATTGGTAACGAATCAGAAGAAACAGGATCCACACAGGAGATGATAGCTTTAATCGAGTCTGCCGGTGGTGTCGTTGCAGCACTGGAATCCCAGAAGCGAAAGGCTCCGGATTCAAAACTGTTCATAGGTAAAGGCAAGGCTGATCACCTGAGAAAAATTGCGCAGACGGAGAATTTGAGTACTATTGTCTTCGATCATAATCTCTCATCAGGCCAGGTATCAAGACTTGAGGAAGTAACGAACTGTAAAGTTATAGATCGTACAGAACTGATACTGGCAATATTCGCGGAACAGGCTCGAACAAGGGAAGCCAAACTGCAGATAGAACTCGCTCAGCTGCGATATGCTCTGCCCAGGCTTTCAGGTATGTGGCACCATTTTTCAAGACTCGGTGCCGGTATTGGAACAAGAGGTCCGGGGGAAACACAGCTTGAGATTGACCGTAGACGGGCGAGATCCAGAATATCATTACTTGAGAAAAAAATAGAGGAAGTCGAATCCCGCTGGCAGATTGTTTCTGCAGGGCGCAAGGGGATGTTCAATATTACCATCGTTGGATATACGAATGCCGGTAAAAGCACTCTTCTCAATGTACTGTGCAATACCGGGCTTTATACTGCGGACAAACCTTTCGCAACTCTTGATACTACTTCCAGACGGATGATGCTTCCTGACAGTTCCGAAGTACTGGTATCGGATACAGTGGGTTTCATAGAGAGGCTGCCCGAAACACTTGTCGCCAGTTTTCATACTACACTGGATGTAGCCAGAAAGGCAGACCTGTTGCTGGTTGCTGTAGACAGGTCAAGCCCCAGTAGAGGTATGCAAATTGATGTCGTAAGGAATACTCTCCAGCGAATAGGTGTTGATGAATCCGTACCAAGACTGACTGTATGGACGAAGTGTGACGCAGTTGATGATTTCAGGCATCCGAGGACTGGTGTTGCGATATCAGCATTGTCAGGATTCGGACTGGATAACCTCTTGAACAAAATCATGGGATTCAGAGACAGATCGCTTGACTGGTTTGAACTTGTGCTGAAATACCACGATAGCACAGTCCTGCACTGGCTTTACAGCAACTGTATCGTAAGAAATGTTATAGAAGAAGAGGACAATTCATCGAGGGTTCTTGCGGGAGCTTTAAGAGGTTATGATTCAATTGAGGGAAAGATGGATGAGACAGATCTGGTAAAGAGTTTTGTCAGATTGACAGAACCACCGGAAACAGTGCTTACAGGATAG
- a CDS encoding flippase-like domain-containing protein translates to MKKILLNILGLLLTAAALYYLIDSFLSGAAEAGGFSYLLLFDPLLFAISFFLMLLHLLAAAWSWMLVCGVAGAQITFGQAFNIHFLAQVGKYIPGKVWGAVGKIGLSRKIGMSSAKTGHALVLESLFIVAGCLLMSLPVIPLAAQRIGLGTTLSVIIVVASVAVVLFTAHPGAFRRLLKIVSSITGKDIDIEDPGFANVLKLLPVYVLVFLLQGVAFVFLARSFGMNLPFYPGAFLLPTAVGIGFLAIFSPGGLGIREISLVWLIGVVMISVEPGQASLISIAARLWITLGEALAFLAAVIWWGAGRKKNS, encoded by the coding sequence TTGAAGAAAATTCTTCTAAATATTCTTGGGTTACTGCTTACCGCCGCAGCTCTGTATTATCTCATAGACTCCTTTTTAAGCGGTGCTGCAGAGGCTGGCGGATTTTCGTACCTTCTCCTCTTTGACCCTCTGCTGTTCGCTATTTCGTTTTTTCTAATGTTGTTGCACCTCCTTGCCGCTGCCTGGTCATGGATGCTTGTCTGCGGAGTCGCAGGGGCACAGATTACTTTCGGTCAGGCGTTCAATATTCATTTTCTTGCTCAAGTAGGTAAATACATTCCCGGTAAGGTGTGGGGAGCTGTTGGGAAGATAGGCCTTTCCAGAAAAATAGGTATGTCCTCAGCAAAAACCGGCCATGCTCTTGTTTTGGAAAGCCTGTTCATAGTTGCCGGATGCCTTTTGATGTCTCTTCCGGTAATACCGCTTGCCGCACAAAGGATAGGTCTGGGAACCACACTTAGCGTGATAATCGTAGTGGCATCGGTAGCTGTAGTTCTTTTTACGGCGCACCCCGGAGCATTCAGAAGACTACTGAAAATTGTAAGCTCTATCACGGGCAAGGATATTGATATAGAGGATCCCGGTTTTGCGAACGTCCTGAAACTGTTGCCTGTATACGTTCTTGTTTTTCTTCTACAGGGGGTGGCTTTTGTCTTTCTGGCAAGAAGTTTCGGTATGAACCTGCCCTTTTATCCGGGGGCCTTTCTTCTGCCCACTGCGGTAGGCATCGGTTTCCTGGCCATCTTTTCGCCCGGCGGTCTGGGTATACGGGAGATTTCCCTCGTCTGGCTTATAGGAGTTGTAATGATATCCGTTGAACCAGGTCAGGCATCTCTGATCTCAATCGCTGCCAGACTATGGATAACACTGGGTGAAGCCCTGGCGTTTCTGGCTGCCGTGATATGGTGGGGGGCAGGAAGAAAGAAAAACAGCTGA
- a CDS encoding DUF4282 domain-containing protein, translating into MVTKGFFGSLFDFSFENFVFPRIIKVLYAIAVVFVCVAYLGGVVYAFQMDMMYGIGAIVLGPIAMILYLTIIRVWMEIAIVLFRIYDNTNVIAGK; encoded by the coding sequence ATGGTCACAAAAGGCTTTTTCGGATCACTGTTCGATTTCTCGTTTGAGAACTTCGTTTTTCCCAGAATAATCAAAGTACTTTATGCAATAGCCGTTGTATTTGTCTGTGTAGCCTATTTAGGCGGAGTGGTCTACGCTTTTCAGATGGATATGATGTACGGTATAGGCGCCATCGTTCTTGGACCGATAGCAATGATTCTTTACCTGACAATAATCCGCGTATGGATGGAAATCGCAATAGTGCTGTTTAGAATCTATGATAATACGAACGTAATAGCTGGCAAATAA
- a CDS encoding tetratricopeptide repeat protein, which translates to MQILIILCLTIHSLDVDDLSAQLHLDTGMALMRQGLLEQAEDEFQITLDLSEDYHMAVLGLGMVNAIRQSWGRAADYFEQYIDTCPEDYRGFYELSKLYLLIDQPDSAALMSDSAFIRAPTNPDIWLQSGRALLELGDMDSAEMWFSKGLQNQGSTSLESLVLLASVYRRTSRGNEAREILLPAVEAGYSPACWELAKVYLEWEDYMRAGDAISTYLMLSPDGYYADSALLVLDELGESGEYIP; encoded by the coding sequence ATGCAGATTTTAATTATCCTGTGTCTTACGATCCATTCGCTTGATGTCGATGATCTCTCCGCCCAACTCCATCTTGATACCGGTATGGCTCTTATGCGGCAGGGTCTTCTTGAACAGGCCGAAGATGAATTCCAGATTACGCTTGATCTGAGTGAGGATTATCATATGGCCGTGCTTGGCCTTGGAATGGTCAACGCGATACGGCAGTCATGGGGTCGTGCCGCTGATTATTTTGAACAGTACATCGATACCTGTCCCGAAGATTATAGAGGATTCTACGAACTGTCAAAACTCTACCTTCTGATAGATCAACCGGACAGTGCGGCACTCATGTCAGACAGCGCCTTTATCCGTGCTCCTACCAATCCCGATATCTGGCTGCAGAGCGGCAGAGCATTGCTTGAACTGGGGGATATGGATTCAGCGGAGATGTGGTTCTCAAAGGGACTGCAGAACCAGGGTTCAACAAGCCTTGAATCACTTGTTCTTCTCGCATCGGTCTACCGCAGGACATCAAGGGGAAACGAAGCAAGGGAGATCCTTCTTCCCGCTGTCGAAGCAGGTTACTCTCCAGCCTGCTGGGAACTGGCAAAGGTTTACCTTGAATGGGAAGATTACATGAGAGCGGGAGATGCCATCAGCACTTACCTGATGCTTTCGCCTGATGGTTATTATGCGGATTCAGCGCTGCTTGTGCTTGATGAGCTGGGTGAATCCGGTGAATACATTCCATAA
- the lpdA gene encoding dihydrolipoyl dehydrogenase — protein sequence MNKYDLVIIGGGPAGYVPAIRAAQLGKRVAVAEEEEMGGTCLNRGCIPTKTLVASTTLLRNSQNSRKYGLEGSLSFSWDKLSRRKDLVVKRLRKGVEAHLKHLGIEVFNAHAVLKNRGEVLVGDKLLEADNVLLSPGSLPLKPGPFAVDGVQTSRDVLSWDTLPASLIIVGGGIVGCEFASIFASLGVEITIVEMLPSILPGIDDDIRQVVNSSLNRSGVNIHTDNAAERVKVSEKSAEVIMADGMQLSADRILVSIGRRARTEGLNLSAAGVEFTFSGIQTDDNQMTNLKGVYAAGDVTGKWQLAHAGSAQALAAVDRMFGRGDRSINPDTMPGCIFTSPEIAIVGPGQNEWEERGVPVRTGMSRYIANGKAVGMNETEGFVKIIARERDDVVIGVQIVGADASSLVGEAVLAVNLGVKASEIGEMIHPHPTLSELYMEAGESFGAGAIHG from the coding sequence ATGAACAAATACGATCTTGTGATTATAGGCGGCGGACCGGCGGGATACGTTCCTGCCATTAGAGCTGCTCAACTCGGCAAAAGGGTTGCTGTTGCAGAGGAGGAGGAGATGGGCGGAACCTGCCTCAACAGAGGATGCATTCCGACCAAGACACTGGTTGCCAGCACAACCCTCTTAAGGAATTCACAGAATTCCCGGAAATACGGACTTGAAGGTAGCCTCTCCTTTTCATGGGACAAGCTTTCCCGTAGGAAGGATTTGGTGGTAAAGCGCCTTAGAAAGGGCGTGGAAGCACACTTAAAACATCTGGGCATTGAAGTATTTAACGCTCACGCAGTGCTGAAGAACCGTGGGGAGGTTCTGGTTGGTGATAAATTGCTTGAGGCTGATAACGTACTGCTTTCTCCAGGATCTCTTCCCCTTAAACCCGGACCGTTTGCAGTAGATGGAGTTCAGACCAGCAGGGATGTCCTTTCATGGGATACACTTCCCGCGAGCCTGATCATCGTAGGCGGGGGAATAGTAGGTTGTGAATTTGCATCCATTTTTGCCAGTCTTGGTGTAGAAATTACCATCGTTGAGATGCTGCCTTCGATACTGCCCGGCATAGACGATGATATCAGACAGGTTGTTAACAGCTCCCTGAATCGATCAGGAGTCAATATCCATACCGACAACGCGGCGGAGAGGGTAAAGGTATCGGAGAAGAGTGCCGAAGTCATTATGGCAGATGGAATGCAATTGTCTGCTGACAGGATTCTTGTTTCCATAGGTCGAAGGGCGAGAACCGAGGGGCTTAACCTTTCAGCGGCAGGAGTTGAGTTCACATTCTCGGGGATTCAGACAGATGATAATCAGATGACGAATCTTAAGGGAGTTTACGCAGCGGGAGATGTTACAGGCAAATGGCAGCTTGCTCATGCAGGGAGTGCCCAGGCTCTTGCGGCTGTGGATCGTATGTTCGGCCGCGGAGACCGTTCAATCAACCCGGATACAATGCCGGGCTGCATTTTTACTTCACCGGAAATAGCCATAGTCGGTCCAGGACAGAATGAGTGGGAAGAGAGAGGAGTTCCAGTAAGAACTGGAATGTCCAGGTACATCGCAAATGGTAAGGCGGTGGGAATGAACGAAACAGAGGGCTTTGTGAAAATAATCGCCAGAGAGCGGGATGATGTAGTAATAGGGGTTCAGATAGTAGGTGCTGACGCAAGCAGCCTTGTCGGAGAAGCTGTTCTGGCGGTAAATCTTGGTGTTAAAGCATCTGAAATCGGGGAGATGATACACCCGCACCCTACTCTGTCGGAGCTGTATATGGAAGCCGGAGAATCCTTCGGAGCAGGAGCTATTCATGGATAG
- the mazG gene encoding nucleoside triphosphate pyrophosphohydrolase, with product MDRSPDGFISAMDGLVRIVMKLRSRSGCSWDREQTVESLSPYMLEEAYEVADAIAKGDMKLLRSELGDLLLHVIMSAVICQEQKEFTLKDVVEGISSKLVRRHPHVFQQQNDLTSGEVEQQWEAIKASEKKDEGFFASIPSSMPALQTAWRIQQRASEIGFDWPDARGARSKILEELREFENALDSNDTDAQKDELGDVFFSIVNYCRLIGFEPEAVLRANNQKFIDRFTKMEIILKKAGYSLDEADMEMMENAWQKAKLE from the coding sequence ATGGATAGATCTCCGGACGGTTTTATCTCCGCTATGGACGGTCTGGTCAGGATTGTAATGAAACTCAGGAGTCGCTCCGGCTGCAGCTGGGATAGAGAACAGACTGTTGAATCGCTCAGCCCTTACATGCTTGAGGAGGCTTACGAAGTTGCGGATGCCATCGCGAAAGGAGATATGAAACTGCTTCGAAGTGAACTGGGTGATCTTCTGCTGCATGTCATAATGTCAGCTGTTATCTGCCAGGAACAGAAAGAGTTTACATTGAAGGATGTTGTTGAAGGTATTTCATCCAAACTGGTCAGACGGCATCCTCACGTATTTCAGCAGCAGAACGATCTTACTTCAGGTGAAGTGGAACAGCAGTGGGAGGCAATCAAGGCTTCGGAAAAAAAGGATGAGGGATTCTTCGCATCCATTCCCTCGAGTATGCCGGCCCTTCAGACAGCGTGGAGAATCCAGCAGAGAGCTTCAGAAATTGGATTTGACTGGCCCGATGCCCGGGGCGCAAGAAGCAAGATCCTGGAAGAACTCCGTGAATTTGAAAATGCCCTTGATAGTAACGATACCGATGCTCAGAAAGACGAACTTGGTGATGTGTTTTTCAGTATTGTAAATTACTGCAGACTTATTGGTTTTGAGCCGGAAGCAGTGTTGAGAGCAAATAATCAAAAATTCATTGACAGGTTCACGAAGATGGAGATAATACTCAAAAAAGCCGGGTATTCGCTTGATGAAGCTGACATGGAGATGATGGAAAATGCCTGGCAGAAGGCCAAGCTTGAATGA
- a CDS encoding diguanylate cyclase — protein MQICRNVQDIPLIVLTEIDDKKTELNALKAGAQDFLVKGRLHPDNLMRAIHHSIERKQLDWQLRLARRRLRILHDAASKLEVCSMKKKAFQLAIDSAKLLLPNSMCQIFTEKNGVLTVTATSPELIDRIGNEINLDFGLAGMTFAEKRTFQFKSHNDIPIMTPDSETFRSGISISIGSEAVLQCVSNEPDAFTNDDTNMLEMLAGHLSGTVDRISLERKLRNLAIRDPLTGAFNRNFFQIALNREKLRAKRYKSSVGFLMVDIDNFKEINDRYGHLTGDKILREVASYLSDCIRETDYLIRYGGDEFLMILIETGQTASIVRDRVVNGSKLAERTTHIIGSAVTLSIGCAHWNSDTVISIRETLAEADRKMYEHKRNK, from the coding sequence GTGCAGATCTGCCGTAACGTTCAGGACATTCCTCTTATCGTTCTTACTGAGATAGATGATAAAAAAACTGAGTTGAATGCCCTTAAGGCGGGAGCCCAGGATTTTCTTGTAAAGGGAAGACTCCATCCAGATAACCTGATGAGAGCAATCCATCATTCCATTGAAAGAAAACAGCTTGACTGGCAGCTGCGGCTTGCAAGGCGCAGGTTGAGAATTCTCCACGATGCCGCATCGAAACTGGAAGTCTGTTCGATGAAGAAGAAAGCCTTTCAGCTTGCCATAGATTCAGCAAAATTGCTTCTTCCGAACTCGATGTGCCAGATATTCACCGAGAAAAACGGAGTACTTACAGTTACAGCCACATCACCTGAACTGATTGACAGAATTGGAAACGAAATAAATCTGGATTTCGGTCTCGCCGGAATGACTTTTGCGGAAAAGCGAACATTTCAGTTCAAAAGTCATAACGATATACCTATAATGACTCCGGACAGTGAAACTTTCAGATCCGGAATATCAATATCCATAGGTTCCGAGGCTGTTTTGCAATGCGTCTCAAACGAACCGGACGCTTTCACGAACGATGACACTAATATGCTCGAAATGCTTGCCGGACATCTTTCCGGAACAGTTGACAGGATCAGTCTTGAACGAAAACTCAGAAATCTGGCCATTCGCGATCCACTCACAGGCGCTTTCAACCGCAATTTCTTCCAGATAGCCCTGAACCGCGAAAAGCTCAGGGCAAAGAGGTACAAAAGCAGTGTAGGCTTTCTTATGGTCGATATTGATAATTTCAAGGAAATAAACGATCGATACGGCCATTTAACCGGAGACAAAATTCTCAGAGAAGTGGCTTCATATCTTTCTGATTGCATAAGGGAAACCGATTATCTCATCCGTTACGGCGGAGACGAATTTCTCATGATACTGATAGAAACCGGACAAACGGCTTCAATAGTCAGAGACAGGGTTGTCAATGGCTCAAAATTGGCTGAAAGGACCACGCATATCATCGGTTCTGCGGTAACTCTTTCTATCGGTTGCGCGCATTGGAATTCGGACACCGTAATTTCAATCCGCGAGACACTGGCCGAGGCAGACCGCAAAATGTACGAACACAAGAGAAACAAATAG
- a CDS encoding acyl-CoA carboxylase subunit beta, translating to MSRLDDLRSEALLGGGENRIRKRHENGKLTARERIHLLLDPETFHEMGMLVTHNCIDFGMEGKKIPGDGVVTGYGRIHGRQVCVYSEDFTIFGGSLSKAVADKISRLQDLSLKNGVPIIAIKDSGGARIQEGINSLAGYGDIFFRNVKASGVVPQISAIMGPCAGGAVYSPALTDFVFMIDQSSYMFLTGPDVIKEVTHEDVTFEELGGAVAHSRKSGVSHFNVSSEEQCLATIRELMTYLPQNNMSDPPGVQCTDPVERSDESLDTLIPDDSSLPYDMKSIIESVVDDGRLFQVHEDFAPNMIVGFSRMDGMPVGIVANQPAVLAGVLDTLSSAKAARFIRFCDCFNIPILVFEDAPGFLPGVDQEHSGVIREGAKLLYAFCEATVPRITVVTRKAFGGAYIAMNSKNVGADVNFAWPSAQIAVMGARGAVKILFKRDIAKDEDPESKRQLLIDEYNEMFNNPYVPAGMGYIDEVIKPHETRLRVISSLKILDGKRESMPPRKHGNCPL from the coding sequence TTGTCCAGACTTGATGATTTAAGATCTGAGGCTCTTTTAGGTGGCGGCGAGAACAGGATCAGAAAAAGGCATGAGAATGGCAAGCTGACTGCAAGAGAGCGCATTCATCTTCTTCTTGATCCCGAGACGTTTCATGAAATGGGCATGCTGGTTACCCACAACTGCATTGATTTCGGTATGGAGGGAAAAAAGATTCCCGGAGACGGCGTTGTAACGGGTTACGGAAGAATCCACGGTCGGCAGGTTTGCGTTTATTCGGAGGACTTCACCATTTTCGGTGGATCCCTTTCAAAAGCAGTAGCTGACAAAATATCACGACTGCAGGATCTTTCTCTGAAAAACGGCGTCCCGATAATAGCCATAAAGGATTCCGGAGGAGCAAGGATACAGGAAGGTATCAATTCCCTGGCAGGTTACGGGGATATCTTTTTTAGAAATGTTAAAGCTTCCGGTGTTGTTCCCCAGATATCCGCTATCATGGGCCCCTGCGCTGGTGGAGCGGTTTATTCCCCTGCCCTGACCGATTTTGTTTTCATGATAGATCAGTCCAGTTATATGTTTCTGACCGGACCTGATGTGATTAAAGAAGTCACACATGAGGATGTTACTTTTGAAGAACTCGGAGGGGCAGTTGCTCACAGCAGGAAAAGCGGTGTGTCACATTTTAATGTCAGTTCAGAGGAACAGTGTCTGGCAACGATAAGGGAACTCATGACTTATTTGCCTCAGAACAATATGAGTGATCCTCCCGGAGTGCAATGTACCGATCCTGTGGAAAGAAGTGATGAATCATTGGATACCTTAATACCGGATGATTCATCCCTGCCCTACGATATGAAATCCATAATAGAGTCGGTCGTTGATGACGGCAGGCTGTTTCAGGTTCATGAGGACTTTGCCCCCAACATGATAGTTGGATTCTCAAGGATGGATGGAATGCCCGTTGGCATCGTTGCCAATCAGCCGGCTGTGCTTGCCGGTGTACTGGATACTCTTTCTTCCGCCAAAGCTGCGAGATTCATCAGGTTCTGCGATTGCTTCAACATACCAATTCTTGTATTTGAGGATGCGCCAGGTTTTCTTCCCGGCGTTGACCAGGAACATTCCGGGGTTATTCGGGAGGGGGCAAAGCTGCTCTACGCTTTCTGTGAAGCCACCGTACCCAGAATCACGGTTGTAACCAGAAAAGCGTTCGGAGGGGCTTATATAGCTATGAATTCAAAGAATGTCGGCGCGGATGTGAATTTCGCCTGGCCCTCAGCTCAGATCGCGGTTATGGGAGCCAGGGGAGCTGTTAAAATCCTTTTCAAGAGGGATATCGCAAAAGATGAAGACCCCGAATCAAAGCGTCAGCTCCTCATAGATGAATACAATGAAATGTTCAACAATCCTTACGTTCCTGCGGGAATGGGATATATTGATGAGGTGATAAAACCCCACGAAACAAGGTTGAGGGTTATATCATCGCTGAAAATCCTTGATGGCAAGCGGGAGAGTATGCCGCCGAGGAAACACGGAAATTGTCCATTATGA
- the accC gene encoding acetyl-CoA carboxylase biotin carboxylase subunit: MSGISKILIANRGEIAVRIARACHETGITSVAVFSRADRSAKHVRYADEAYEIGPAPSAESYLVIDRIIETALKAGCQAIHPGYGFLAENPALPAACTAEGLIFIGPSADSMALLGNKTEARKLMKKAGIPIIPGTEEPMKSEAEALTSAVGIGYPVLLKAAAGGGGKGVRVVHSKDELPSAFKRAGAEALSAFGNPDIFMEKYLIEPRHVEMQILADNYGNVIHLNERECSVQRRYQKLIEESPCCILDEAMRNRMGNAAITAVKASGYTNAGTVEFLIDSSGDFYFLEVNTRLQVEHPVTEMITGTDLVKEQIRIASGEELNLTQEDIGINGAAIECRISAEDPETFLPSVGYIKELVEPSGPGIRVESGISSDYDVPVYYDPLLSKVIAWGRDRREAIARMLRALDEYKIKGVKTTIPFHRKVLVNSDFVEGNYDTGIVTRIEKKKTNKFLEISAIAATIVAMDNEKVDFVSNVKQDDRWKLSGRMYGGIRSIR; this comes from the coding sequence ATGAGCGGTATAAGCAAAATTCTGATAGCGAACAGGGGTGAGATCGCTGTAAGAATCGCCAGGGCCTGTCACGAAACGGGAATTACTTCAGTTGCTGTATTTTCACGGGCCGACAGATCAGCGAAGCACGTGAGGTATGCGGACGAAGCATACGAAATTGGTCCCGCTCCCTCTGCTGAGAGTTACCTTGTGATTGACAGGATAATCGAGACAGCTTTGAAAGCTGGCTGTCAGGCTATTCATCCCGGTTATGGATTTCTTGCTGAAAATCCCGCACTGCCTGCAGCCTGTACTGCGGAAGGGCTCATTTTCATTGGCCCATCTGCGGATTCAATGGCTCTTCTGGGGAACAAAACGGAAGCTCGAAAGCTGATGAAGAAAGCCGGGATTCCAATAATACCCGGAACAGAAGAGCCCATGAAATCCGAAGCCGAAGCTCTAACCTCTGCTGTGGGAATAGGATACCCCGTTCTGTTGAAAGCCGCGGCTGGCGGCGGCGGGAAAGGAGTCCGTGTTGTTCATTCGAAGGATGAACTGCCATCCGCCTTTAAAAGAGCTGGAGCCGAAGCCCTTTCCGCATTTGGAAATCCAGACATTTTTATGGAGAAATACCTGATCGAACCGAGACATGTTGAAATGCAGATCCTTGCGGATAACTACGGCAATGTCATACATCTCAATGAAAGGGAATGCTCTGTTCAGAGGCGATACCAGAAACTCATTGAGGAGTCCCCCTGTTGCATCCTCGACGAAGCAATGAGAAATAGAATGGGCAACGCCGCAATTACCGCCGTTAAAGCTTCAGGATATACGAACGCCGGTACGGTTGAATTTTTGATTGACTCCTCCGGGGATTTTTACTTCCTTGAGGTTAACACAAGACTGCAGGTTGAACACCCGGTAACCGAGATGATAACCGGTACAGATCTGGTCAAGGAACAGATAAGGATAGCTTCAGGGGAAGAACTGAATCTGACCCAGGAAGACATCGGTATTAACGGAGCAGCAATAGAATGCAGGATCTCAGCGGAGGATCCCGAGACTTTTCTCCCCTCGGTTGGCTATATAAAGGAGCTTGTAGAACCCTCCGGCCCAGGTATCAGGGTTGAATCAGGAATATCTTCGGACTATGATGTTCCTGTATACTACGATCCTCTTCTTTCCAAAGTAATTGCATGGGGCAGAGACAGAAGAGAAGCCATAGCCAGGATGCTGAGGGCTCTCGATGAATACAAGATAAAGGGTGTCAAAACAACCATTCCTTTTCACAGGAAGGTACTCGTGAACAGTGATTTCGTTGAAGGAAATTACGATACGGGTATAGTCACCAGGATAGAGAAAAAAAAGACGAACAAATTCCTGGAAATATCCGCAATTGCTGCTACAATAGTGGCAATGGATAACGAAAAGGTTGATTTCGTTTCCAATGTGAAACAGGATGACAGATGGAAACTTTCTGGAAGGATGTACGGTGGCATTCGAAGTATCAGATAG
- a CDS encoding biotin/lipoyl-binding protein: protein MAFEVSDSEHTLRVAASRLEVRPHDELFEIEIDGTHKIVSISRISPQHLSIILDGKSYNVEVERFKEKYQVVTRGEVYEFSVTDEREVVTTAKAQASGRLIVTAPMPGLVVDLMCKAGEQVEADTGVLVLEAMKMQNEIKAPVSGVISEIPVETGASVNSGDCLFVIES from the coding sequence GTGGCATTCGAAGTATCAGATAGCGAGCATACGCTCAGAGTTGCCGCTTCAAGACTTGAAGTTCGTCCCCACGATGAGCTTTTTGAAATCGAGATAGACGGCACACATAAAATTGTAAGTATTTCCAGAATATCTCCTCAGCATCTGTCGATTATTCTTGATGGAAAGTCATACAATGTTGAAGTGGAACGCTTCAAGGAGAAGTATCAGGTTGTTACAAGGGGAGAGGTTTACGAATTCAGTGTAACGGATGAGAGGGAAGTGGTCACAACAGCAAAGGCCCAGGCCAGTGGACGGCTGATTGTAACCGCCCCCATGCCCGGTCTTGTTGTAGATCTGATGTGCAAAGCGGGAGAACAGGTGGAAGCCGATACCGGAGTTCTTGTTCTTGAAGCTATGAAGATGCAGAATGAAATAAAAGCGCCCGTTTCAGGCGTCATCTCCGAAATCCCGGTTGAAACGGGGGCTTCCGTAAACTCAGGTGACTGTCTCTTCGTAATTGAAAGTTGA